One genomic segment of Streptomyces liangshanensis includes these proteins:
- the pepN gene encoding aminopeptidase N — MSVLTRDEAQTRAQFLDVHRYTIALDLTTGEDTFDSRTVIQFTARAAGDTFVELKPAALHSVTVDGTPLDPAALDGNRLALTGLTEGPHELRIHADMRYSRTGEGMHRFTDPADGETYTYTQLFMDDVQRVFAAFDQPDLKSVFEVTVTAPEEWTVLGNGVATRTPEGPAGHWTIAPTPLISTYLVAVAAGPWYSVRTEHAGLPFGIHCRRSLAPHLDTDADEILSITRACFDRYHEKFEEPYPFDSYDQAFVPEFNAGAMENPGLVTFRDEFIYRSAVTDTERQTRAMVVAHEMAHMWFGDLVTLAWWDDIWLNESFAEYMGYQILTEATRFTDTWVDFGIARKAWGYDADQRPSTHPVAPDPDAVPDTASALLNFDGISYAKGASALRQLVAWLGEKDFLAGINVHFARHKFGNATLADFIDNLASATDRDVHAWAARWLRTSGVDTLTPRVTTADQGWTLGVTHDGSRPHRVSVGTYDLDVVDPAKLVARDRFALDVPLTEAPETRPGRRPALVVLNDGDLTYAKVRLDPASWDTALRALSGVPGALTRAVIWNAARDMVRDGELAPAAYLDAARAHLPHESDLALVQGVLSFAAVQITDRYLAGADRRAALTTLTALCRDLIRRTEDGSNPGLRLTAVRHFIDAATQPDALQDWLDCGSVPGGPELDPELRWRILTRLAILGAADERVIAAELTADPSATGQEGAARCRAALPDPEAKAAAWARLFANDDLSNYLFAATAQGFWQPEQADLVREYVPRFYTEAVALADRRGPAMAEVAGRHGFPVHAVDQDTLRLGQECLDNAEMIPALRRKLADQLDDLERALRVRGA, encoded by the coding sequence ATGTCCGTACTGACGCGCGACGAAGCGCAGACCCGAGCCCAGTTCCTCGATGTGCACCGGTACACGATCGCTCTCGATCTCACCACCGGCGAGGACACCTTCGACTCCCGCACCGTCATCCAGTTCACCGCGCGGGCGGCCGGGGACACCTTCGTCGAGCTCAAGCCCGCCGCGCTGCACTCCGTCACCGTCGACGGCACCCCCCTCGACCCCGCCGCGCTCGACGGGAACCGGCTCGCCCTCACCGGGCTCACCGAGGGACCGCACGAACTGCGCATACACGCCGACATGCGCTACTCCCGCACCGGCGAGGGCATGCACCGCTTCACCGACCCCGCCGACGGCGAGACGTACACGTACACCCAGCTCTTCATGGACGACGTCCAGCGCGTCTTCGCCGCCTTCGACCAGCCGGACCTGAAGTCCGTCTTCGAGGTGACCGTCACCGCCCCCGAGGAATGGACGGTCCTCGGCAACGGCGTCGCCACCAGAACCCCCGAAGGCCCCGCGGGACACTGGACGATCGCGCCCACCCCCCTCATCTCCACCTACCTCGTCGCCGTCGCCGCCGGCCCCTGGTACTCCGTGCGCACCGAACACGCCGGACTGCCCTTCGGCATCCACTGCCGCCGCTCGCTCGCCCCCCACCTCGACACCGACGCCGACGAGATCCTCTCCATCACGCGCGCCTGCTTCGACCGCTACCACGAGAAGTTCGAGGAGCCGTACCCCTTCGACTCCTACGACCAGGCGTTCGTACCGGAGTTCAACGCGGGCGCCATGGAGAACCCCGGACTCGTCACCTTCCGCGACGAGTTCATCTACCGCTCCGCCGTCACCGACACCGAGCGCCAGACCCGCGCCATGGTCGTCGCCCACGAGATGGCGCACATGTGGTTCGGCGACCTCGTCACCCTCGCCTGGTGGGACGACATCTGGCTCAACGAGTCCTTCGCCGAGTACATGGGCTACCAGATCCTCACCGAGGCCACCCGCTTCACCGACACCTGGGTCGACTTCGGCATCGCGCGCAAGGCCTGGGGGTACGACGCCGACCAGCGGCCCTCCACCCACCCCGTCGCCCCCGACCCGGACGCCGTCCCCGACACCGCCTCCGCGCTCCTCAACTTCGACGGGATCTCGTACGCCAAGGGCGCCTCCGCCCTGCGCCAACTCGTCGCCTGGCTGGGCGAGAAGGACTTCCTCGCCGGCATCAACGTCCACTTCGCCCGGCACAAGTTCGGCAACGCCACCCTCGCCGACTTCATCGACAACCTCGCCTCGGCCACCGACCGCGACGTGCACGCCTGGGCGGCGCGGTGGCTGCGCACCAGCGGCGTCGACACCCTCACCCCGCGCGTCACCACCGCCGACCAGGGCTGGACCCTCGGCGTCACGCACGACGGCAGCAGGCCGCACCGCGTGTCCGTCGGTACGTACGACCTCGACGTCGTCGACCCGGCCAAGCTCGTCGCACGCGACCGCTTCGCACTCGACGTGCCCCTCACCGAGGCCCCCGAGACCAGGCCCGGCCGCCGCCCCGCCCTCGTCGTCCTCAACGACGGCGACCTCACGTACGCCAAGGTCCGCCTCGACCCCGCCTCCTGGGACACCGCGCTGCGCGCCCTGTCCGGCGTCCCCGGCGCCCTCACCCGCGCCGTCATCTGGAACGCGGCCCGCGACATGGTCCGCGACGGCGAACTCGCCCCCGCCGCCTACCTGGACGCCGCCCGCGCCCACCTGCCCCACGAGAGCGACCTCGCCCTCGTCCAGGGCGTCCTCTCCTTCGCCGCGGTCCAGATCACCGACCGCTACCTCGCCGGCGCCGACCGGCGCGCCGCCCTCACCACCCTCACCGCCCTGTGCCGCGACCTCATCCGCCGCACCGAGGACGGCAGCAACCCCGGGCTGCGCCTCACCGCCGTACGCCACTTCATCGACGCCGCCACCCAGCCCGACGCCCTTCAGGACTGGCTCGACTGCGGCAGCGTCCCCGGCGGACCCGAACTCGACCCCGAACTGCGCTGGCGCATCCTCACCCGCCTCGCGATCCTCGGCGCCGCCGACGAGCGCGTCATCGCCGCCGAACTGACCGCCGACCCCAGCGCCACCGGCCAGGAAGGCGCTGCCCGTTGCCGCGCCGCCCTGCCCGACCCGGAGGCCAAGGCCGCCGCCTGGGCCCGGCTCTTCGCCAACGACGACCTGTCCAACTACCTCTTCGCCGCCACCGCCCAGGGCTTCTGGCAGCCCGAACAGGCCGATCTGGTACGGGAGTACGTGCCCCGCTTCTACACCGAGGCCGTCGCCCTCGCCGACCGGCGCGGCCCCGCCATGGCCGAGGTCGCGGGACGCCACGGATTCCCCGTCCACGCCGTCGACCAGGACACGCTGCGCCTCGGCCAGGAGTGCCTGGACAACGCCGAGATGATCCCGGCCCTACGCCGCAAACTCGCCGACCAACTCGACGACCTGGAAAGGGCCCTGAGAGTACGAGGCGCCTAA
- a CDS encoding lysine N(6)-hydroxylase/L-ornithine N(5)-oxygenase family protein has translation MTDRPNDLDDPHDLVGIGIGPFNLSLAALADGVHGGLAATFYDQSPAFHWHPGLLIDDTTLQVPFLADLVTLADPASPWSFLSYLRARDRLFPFYVAERFHIQRAEYDAYCRWVSEQLPGLHFGHQVDAVRWNPERKLFEVDFTQLDPDGEVEALGRAYTRNVVLGIGTEPYVPEPLKPLAEAPAVPVVHSADYLDHRARLLAAEHITVIGSGQSGAEIFLDLLRARPAGAEKLHWLARTEAFAPMEYSKLGLEQFTPDYTQYFHALPEQVRDDLVPRQWQLHKGIDAATIAAIHDELYRRTLHGGWPDAVLTPGVSVRTAGRVATTKVELHLEHRQQGTRTRLTTDAVVLATGYRERPFDRILAGLDPYLRRDSSERPRVDAHHRLVLDRSVTGSVYVQNAERHTHGVGAPDLGLAAWRSATILNHLTGTEPYPLPRRTAFTSFGLDGRDRTRSVPAPRSLVPLTEVR, from the coding sequence ATGACCGACCGGCCCAACGACCTCGACGACCCCCACGACCTGGTGGGCATCGGCATCGGCCCGTTCAACCTCTCCCTCGCCGCCCTCGCCGACGGCGTCCACGGCGGCCTCGCCGCCACCTTCTACGACCAGAGCCCCGCCTTCCACTGGCACCCCGGGCTCCTCATCGACGACACCACCCTCCAAGTCCCCTTCCTGGCCGACCTGGTGACCCTCGCCGACCCCGCCAGCCCCTGGTCCTTCCTCAGCTACCTTCGCGCCCGCGACCGGCTCTTCCCCTTCTACGTCGCCGAGCGCTTCCACATCCAGCGCGCCGAGTACGACGCGTACTGCCGCTGGGTCAGCGAACAACTCCCCGGACTCCACTTCGGCCACCAGGTCGACGCCGTCCGCTGGAACCCCGAACGCAAGCTGTTCGAGGTCGACTTCACCCAGCTCGACCCCGACGGCGAGGTCGAGGCCCTCGGCCGCGCGTACACCCGCAACGTCGTCCTCGGCATCGGCACCGAGCCCTACGTCCCCGAACCCCTCAAACCCCTCGCCGAGGCCCCCGCCGTCCCCGTCGTCCACTCCGCCGACTACCTCGACCACCGCGCACGCCTGCTCGCCGCCGAGCACATCACCGTCATCGGCTCGGGCCAGTCCGGCGCGGAGATCTTCCTCGACCTGCTCCGCGCCCGCCCCGCGGGCGCCGAGAAACTCCACTGGCTCGCCCGCACCGAGGCGTTCGCCCCCATGGAGTACTCCAAGCTCGGCCTGGAACAGTTCACCCCGGACTACACCCAGTACTTCCACGCCTTGCCCGAGCAGGTACGCGACGACCTCGTCCCCCGCCAGTGGCAGCTCCACAAGGGCATCGACGCCGCCACCATCGCCGCCATCCACGACGAGCTCTACCGGCGCACCCTCCACGGCGGCTGGCCCGACGCCGTCCTCACCCCCGGGGTCTCCGTCCGTACGGCGGGCCGCGTCGCCACCACCAAGGTCGAACTCCACCTGGAACACCGCCAGCAGGGCACCCGCACCCGCCTCACCACCGACGCCGTCGTCCTCGCCACCGGCTACCGCGAACGCCCCTTCGACCGGATCCTCGCCGGCCTCGACCCGTACCTGCGCCGCGACAGCTCCGAGCGCCCCCGCGTCGACGCCCACCACCGGCTCGTCCTCGACCGCAGCGTCACCGGCTCCGTCTACGTACAGAACGCCGAACGCCACACCCACGGCGTCGGAGCCCCCGACCTCGGGCTCGCCGCCTGGCGCAGCGCCACCATCCTCAACCACCTCACCGGCACCGAGCCCTACCCGCTGCCCCGGCGCACCGCCTTCACCAGCTTCGGCCTCGACGGGCGGGACCGGACCCGCTCGGTGCCCGCACCGAGGAGTCTGGTCCCGCTCACCGAGGTCCGCTGA
- a CDS encoding chorismate mutase, with the protein MTTSNTGVDDSVRAELNRLRESIDNIDAAVVHMLAERFKCTQQVGVLKAEHQLPPADPAREARQITRLRQLAESARLDPAFAEKLLNFIIAEVIRHHETIADEVTHGGSAADGGTRGGSAAGDVAQGGSAADGATHDE; encoded by the coding sequence ATGACCACGAGCAACACCGGCGTCGACGACTCCGTACGCGCCGAACTGAACCGCCTCCGCGAGAGCATCGACAACATCGACGCGGCCGTCGTCCACATGCTGGCCGAGCGCTTCAAGTGCACCCAGCAGGTCGGCGTCCTCAAGGCCGAGCACCAGCTCCCCCCGGCCGACCCGGCCCGCGAGGCCCGGCAGATCACCCGGCTGCGGCAGCTCGCGGAGAGCGCCCGGCTGGACCCGGCCTTCGCCGAGAAGCTCCTGAACTTCATCATCGCCGAGGTGATCCGCCACCACGAGACGATCGCCGACGAGGTGACACACGGCGGCTCGGCCGCCGACGGGGGTACGCGTGGCGGATCGGCCGCGGGGGATGTGGCGCAGGGCGGTTCGGCCGCGGACGGTGCGACGCACGACGAGTGA
- a CDS encoding S1 family peptidase, with protein sequence MNQLVRAFKRCAAAGAVILAAVSLQSPSASASPLPAPEARTAAVAPVAPPVVGGTRAAQGEFPFMVRLSMGCGGALYSPTIVLTAAHCVNGSGNNTSITATAGVVDLNSSSAIKVRSTKVLQAPGYNGAGRDWALIKLASPINLPTLKIATTTQYNTGNFTIAGWGGATEGGAQQRYLLKATVPFVSDSVCNGPSSYDGDVIASQEICAGYAQGGTDTCQGDSGGPMFRKDNAGAFIQVGIVSWGNGCARPNFYGVYTEVSTFASAIASAAAGL encoded by the coding sequence ATGAACCAGCTCGTGCGCGCATTCAAGAGATGCGCCGCCGCCGGTGCCGTCATCCTCGCCGCGGTCAGCCTCCAGTCCCCCTCCGCCTCCGCGTCGCCCCTGCCGGCCCCCGAGGCCAGGACCGCCGCCGTCGCCCCCGTAGCTCCCCCCGTCGTCGGCGGTACCCGCGCCGCGCAGGGCGAGTTCCCCTTCATGGTCCGGCTCTCCATGGGCTGTGGCGGCGCGCTCTACTCCCCGACCATCGTCCTCACCGCCGCGCACTGCGTGAACGGCTCGGGCAACAACACCAGCATCACCGCCACCGCCGGTGTCGTCGACCTGAACAGCAGCAGCGCGATCAAGGTCAGGTCCACCAAGGTCCTCCAGGCCCCCGGCTACAACGGCGCGGGCCGGGACTGGGCGCTGATCAAGCTCGCCAGCCCCATCAACCTGCCGACCCTGAAGATCGCCACGACCACGCAGTACAACACCGGCAACTTCACCATCGCCGGCTGGGGCGGGGCGACCGAGGGCGGCGCCCAGCAGCGCTACCTCCTCAAGGCGACCGTCCCGTTCGTCTCCGACTCGGTGTGCAACGGGCCGTCCTCGTACGACGGTGACGTCATCGCCTCCCAGGAGATCTGCGCCGGATACGCCCAGGGCGGCACCGACACCTGCCAGGGCGACTCGGGCGGCCCCATGTTCCGCAAGGACAACGCGGGCGCCTTCATCCAGGTCGGCATCGTGAGCTGGGGCAACGGCTGTGCGCGGCCGAACTTCTACGGTGTGTACACGGAGGTCTCGACCTTCGCCTCCGCGATAGCCTCGGCGGCGGCCGGTCTCTGA
- a CDS encoding NADPH-dependent FMN reductase, whose protein sequence is MAHLKIIVASTRPGRIGLTIGRWVDAEAREHGGFEEVELIDLAEVNLPFMNEPNHPRLGQYVHQHTRDWSARIAEGDAFVFVMPEYNYGYNAELKNAIDYLHNEWHHKPVALVSYGGVAGGTRAAQMIKQVVTTLRMTPVFEAVPIPFAHRLVDEDGSLAATDAMTGSAKAMFDELKRVGEALRPLRAPRPAAVTP, encoded by the coding sequence GTGGCACACCTGAAGATCATCGTGGCGAGCACGCGGCCCGGCCGGATCGGCCTGACCATCGGGCGGTGGGTCGATGCGGAGGCACGCGAGCACGGTGGTTTCGAGGAGGTCGAGCTGATAGACCTCGCCGAGGTGAACCTGCCGTTCATGAACGAGCCGAACCACCCGCGGCTGGGTCAGTACGTCCACCAGCACACCCGCGACTGGAGCGCCAGGATCGCGGAGGGGGACGCCTTCGTGTTCGTCATGCCGGAGTACAACTACGGCTACAACGCGGAGTTGAAGAACGCCATCGACTACCTGCACAACGAGTGGCACCACAAGCCGGTCGCCCTCGTCAGCTACGGCGGGGTCGCCGGGGGCACCCGGGCGGCCCAGATGATCAAGCAGGTCGTCACCACGCTCCGGATGACCCCGGTGTTCGAGGCGGTGCCCATCCCCTTCGCCCACCGGCTCGTCGACGAGGACGGGAGCCTGGCGGCCACCGACGCCATGACCGGCTCCGCGAAGGCGATGTTCGACGAGCTCAAGCGGGTCGGCGAGGCACTGCGCCCGCTGCGCGCGCCCCGGCCGGCGGCCGTGACGCCGTGA
- a CDS encoding bifunctional metallophosphatase/5'-nucleotidase codes for MPLDRRTFLERSAAAGAGVALVGGAAMPAEATGRDHGHGHGRPPQRYSLTVMGTTDLHGNVFNWDYFTDKEFDDAAHNDVGLAKISTLVDQVRAEKGHRNTLLIDAGDTIQGTQLSYYYAKVDPITAKRGPVHPMAQAMNAIGYDAAALGNHEFNYGIPVLRKFEEQCDFPLLGANALDAKTLRPAFAPYVIKKLRTPSGHDVKVAILGLTNPGIAIWDKANVQGKMTFPGLEEKAAKWVPKLRSMGADVVIVSAHSGTDGSSSYGDQVPYVENAATLVAQQVPGIDAILVGHAHQEIAERRVVNTKTGKEVVLSEPAKWGQRLTLFDIELVRERGGWSVERVTSKVLNSNTVAEDRRITGLLADEHRKVVAYVNQVIGTSSAAMSTVEAPWKDEPIIDLINHVQTETVKAALAGTEWAALPVLSQASCFSRTAAIPAGPVTIKDAAGLYPFENTMEARLLTGAQIKEYLEFSAKYYVQTPAGAVVDTSKLTNAANTPDYNYDAVSGLTYEIDIAKPAGSRIVDLRFAGAALDPAAKFVLAVNNYRASGGGNFPHVAAAQQLWANSNEIRNTIIEWVRATGTVDPAVFGSVDWTLTRDGVPVF; via the coding sequence ATGCCGCTGGACAGAAGGACGTTCCTGGAGCGCTCGGCCGCCGCCGGGGCGGGTGTGGCGCTGGTGGGCGGCGCGGCGATGCCGGCGGAGGCGACCGGCAGGGACCACGGTCACGGGCACGGGCGTCCGCCGCAGCGGTACTCGCTCACCGTGATGGGGACCACGGACCTGCACGGGAACGTCTTCAACTGGGACTACTTCACGGACAAGGAGTTCGACGACGCGGCCCACAACGACGTCGGCCTGGCGAAGATCTCGACGCTGGTGGACCAGGTCCGCGCGGAGAAGGGCCACCGCAACACGCTGCTCATCGACGCGGGCGACACGATCCAGGGCACCCAACTGTCGTACTACTACGCCAAGGTCGACCCGATCACGGCGAAGCGCGGTCCGGTGCACCCGATGGCGCAGGCGATGAACGCGATCGGCTACGACGCGGCGGCCCTCGGCAACCACGAGTTCAACTACGGCATCCCGGTGCTGCGGAAGTTCGAGGAGCAGTGCGACTTCCCGCTGCTGGGGGCGAACGCGCTGGACGCGAAGACGCTGAGGCCGGCCTTCGCGCCGTACGTGATCAAGAAGCTGCGGACGCCGTCCGGCCATGACGTGAAGGTGGCGATCCTGGGGCTGACGAACCCGGGGATCGCGATCTGGGACAAGGCCAACGTGCAGGGCAAGATGACGTTCCCGGGTCTGGAGGAGAAGGCGGCGAAGTGGGTGCCGAAGCTGCGGTCCATGGGCGCGGACGTGGTGATCGTGTCGGCGCACTCGGGTACGGACGGCTCGTCGTCGTACGGCGACCAGGTGCCGTACGTGGAGAACGCGGCGACGCTGGTCGCGCAGCAGGTCCCGGGCATCGACGCGATTCTGGTCGGGCACGCGCACCAGGAGATCGCGGAGCGACGGGTCGTCAACACGAAGACCGGCAAGGAGGTTGTCCTCTCCGAGCCGGCCAAGTGGGGTCAGCGGCTGACGCTGTTCGACATCGAGCTGGTGCGTGAGCGCGGCGGCTGGTCGGTGGAGCGGGTGACGTCGAAGGTCCTGAACTCCAACACAGTGGCGGAGGACCGGCGGATCACCGGGCTGCTCGCGGACGAGCACCGCAAGGTGGTGGCGTACGTGAACCAGGTGATCGGTACGTCGTCGGCGGCGATGTCCACGGTGGAGGCGCCGTGGAAGGACGAGCCGATCATCGACCTGATCAACCACGTGCAGACGGAGACCGTGAAGGCGGCCCTGGCGGGCACCGAGTGGGCGGCGCTGCCGGTGCTGTCGCAGGCGTCGTGCTTCTCCCGTACGGCGGCGATCCCGGCCGGTCCGGTGACCATCAAGGACGCGGCGGGGCTCTACCCGTTCGAGAACACCATGGAGGCGCGCCTCCTGACGGGTGCTCAGATCAAGGAGTACCTGGAGTTCTCGGCGAAGTACTACGTCCAGACGCCGGCGGGCGCGGTGGTGGACACGTCGAAGCTGACGAACGCGGCCAACACCCCTGACTACAACTACGACGCGGTGTCGGGGCTGACGTACGAGATCGACATCGCGAAGCCGGCGGGGTCGCGGATCGTGGATCTCCGCTTCGCCGGGGCGGCGCTGGACCCGGCGGCGAAGTTCGTGCTGGCGGTGAACAACTACCGGGCGAGCGGCGGCGGGAACTTCCCGCACGTGGCCGCCGCCCAGCAGCTGTGGGCGAACTCGAACGAGATCCGTAACACGATCATCGAGTGGGTACGGGCGACGGGCACGGTCGACCCGGCGGTGTTCGGGTCCGTGGACTGGACGCTGACGCGGGACGGGGTGCCGGTCTTCTAG
- a CDS encoding pyridoxal phosphate-dependent decarboxylase family protein, whose amino-acid sequence MRTPPPGTPLPPLAGGAHGSDALRPLLGTVLDALHDGAAERGGPLPAGGPDRVAEHLRTAAEPVLPDTGTGPGEALRTLVHALALGAADPAHPHCAAHLHTPPLALAVAADLAASVLNQSMDSWDQAPAASALEALVTRALADEVYPAPGAPDAVLTTGGTESNQLALLLARERHGPTVQVVCGDHTHHSVHRAAWLLGLPRPVTVPTPTGTLDPAALDAVLTALRGPLLVTATAGTTDTGRIDPLSALADLCDTHGAALHVDASYGGPLLLSPTHRPLLDGIHRAHSVTLDLHKLGWQPVAAGVLAVPRTGDLAPLAHTADYLNADDDTEAGLPDLLGRSLRTTRRADVLKIAVTLKALGRTGIAALVDRVLDAAQLLADLVEDRPGLELYERPTLTTVLFRPTGAPDRTVAAARRTLLTEGTAVLGRARADDRLWFKATLLNPHATPGDLDTLLRLVEGSTRR is encoded by the coding sequence ATGCGCACGCCACCCCCCGGTACGCCCCTCCCGCCGCTCGCGGGTGGCGCGCACGGTTCCGACGCGTTGCGGCCCCTCCTCGGCACCGTTCTCGACGCCCTCCACGACGGCGCCGCCGAGCGCGGCGGACCCCTCCCCGCCGGCGGCCCCGACCGCGTCGCCGAGCACCTCCGTACCGCCGCCGAACCCGTCCTCCCCGACACCGGCACCGGACCGGGCGAAGCCCTCCGTACCCTCGTCCACGCCCTCGCGCTCGGCGCCGCCGACCCCGCGCACCCCCACTGCGCCGCCCACCTGCACACCCCGCCGCTCGCGCTCGCCGTCGCCGCCGACCTCGCCGCGTCCGTCCTCAACCAGTCCATGGACTCCTGGGACCAGGCCCCCGCCGCCTCCGCGCTCGAAGCACTCGTCACCCGCGCCCTCGCCGACGAGGTCTACCCCGCCCCCGGCGCGCCCGACGCGGTCCTCACCACCGGCGGCACCGAATCCAACCAACTCGCCCTCCTCCTCGCCCGGGAACGGCACGGCCCCACCGTCCAGGTCGTCTGCGGCGACCACACCCACCACTCCGTCCACCGCGCCGCCTGGCTCCTCGGCCTGCCCCGGCCCGTCACCGTCCCCACCCCCACCGGCACCCTCGACCCCGCCGCCCTCGACGCGGTCCTCACCGCCCTGCGCGGCCCCCTCCTCGTCACCGCCACCGCCGGCACCACCGACACGGGCCGCATCGACCCCCTGAGCGCCCTCGCGGACCTCTGCGACACCCACGGCGCCGCCCTCCACGTCGACGCCTCCTACGGCGGCCCGCTCCTCCTCAGCCCCACCCACCGCCCCCTGCTCGACGGGATCCACCGCGCCCACAGCGTCACCCTCGACCTCCACAAACTCGGCTGGCAGCCCGTCGCCGCCGGCGTCCTCGCCGTCCCCCGCACCGGCGACCTCGCCCCCCTCGCCCACACCGCCGACTACCTCAACGCCGACGACGACACCGAGGCCGGCCTCCCCGACCTCCTCGGCCGCTCCCTGCGCACCACCCGCCGCGCCGACGTCCTCAAGATCGCCGTCACCCTCAAGGCACTCGGCCGCACCGGCATCGCCGCGCTCGTCGACCGCGTCCTCGACGCCGCCCAGCTCCTCGCCGACCTCGTCGAGGACCGGCCAGGACTGGAGCTGTACGAACGCCCCACCCTCACCACCGTGTTGTTCCGCCCCACCGGCGCCCCCGACCGCACCGTCGCCGCCGCCCGCCGCACCCTCCTCACCGAAGGCACCGCCGTCCTCGGCCGGGCCCGCGCCGACGACCGCCTCTGGTTCAAGGCAACCCTGCTCAACCCCCACGCCACCCCCGGCGACCTCGACACACTGCTCCGACTCGTGGAAGGCAGCACCCGCCGATGA
- a CDS encoding ankyrin repeat domain-containing protein: MTIEPTAGVHGLFEAVLSGADDTVVHLLRAGVPADATDDDGQSALYLAAVSDEPGLVRLLLAAGADPERGSGPDGADLPLCGAASGGHTEVVRALLAAGARPDRREAFGFTALAWAVVQGFPDTAEALLEHGADPDLPGPGDEPPLVLAARRGSPSTTRVLLRYGAGTRGAPTTGTDADTDPDAHSTAPDARSPDPTPDTGTLAAALAEARRWMGVDVEREVRAGLLRAYGDGYETVVRRIEEDGSETVVVELLRDGLPVAGQEQQTGHAAVATLLEAESGVRTPYEELAGRALRCGDRGRDDWSEAAAALWRRGDEETFLAAAAWCAGEDALRQAFAADVLAGLGGATDGAAQDTAEGAGRFTARAVALLRELSRGATETTLIGAVVTGLGRQGDPGALPEILRHSGHRDAGVRRRVAAALAGLVPDGQGDGVWALILLSGDADASVRKAAVRGLAGVVDDTPTLREALAARLDDPEADTAAAAARGLAVRQDPRAVGALARILADGDAGGGARRTAVEAVRYVPEGPERRRLERTLPRRH, encoded by the coding sequence ATGACGATCGAGCCAACAGCGGGTGTGCATGGCCTGTTCGAGGCGGTGCTGAGCGGCGCGGACGACACGGTCGTCCACCTCCTGCGGGCCGGCGTCCCCGCCGACGCGACCGACGACGACGGCCAGAGCGCCCTGTACCTCGCGGCCGTCAGCGACGAACCCGGCCTGGTACGGCTGCTCCTCGCCGCCGGCGCCGACCCCGAGCGCGGCAGCGGCCCCGACGGCGCGGACCTGCCCCTGTGCGGGGCCGCCAGCGGCGGCCACACCGAGGTCGTACGGGCGCTGCTCGCCGCGGGCGCGCGGCCCGACCGGCGGGAGGCCTTCGGCTTCACCGCCCTGGCCTGGGCCGTCGTCCAGGGCTTCCCCGACACGGCGGAAGCGCTGCTGGAGCACGGCGCGGACCCGGACCTCCCGGGCCCCGGCGACGAACCACCCTTGGTGCTCGCCGCCCGACGCGGCTCCCCCTCGACCACCCGGGTCCTGCTGCGGTACGGCGCGGGCACCCGCGGCGCGCCGACCACCGGCACGGACGCGGACACGGACCCGGACGCCCACAGCACGGCCCCCGACGCCCGATCCCCCGACCCCACCCCCGACACCGGCACGCTGGCCGCGGCGCTCGCCGAGGCGCGGCGCTGGATGGGGGTCGACGTGGAGCGGGAGGTGCGCGCGGGGCTGCTGCGCGCCTACGGCGACGGGTACGAGACCGTGGTGCGCCGGATCGAGGAGGACGGCTCCGAGACCGTCGTCGTGGAACTGCTCCGGGACGGGCTGCCGGTGGCCGGCCAGGAGCAGCAGACGGGGCACGCCGCGGTCGCCACGCTGCTGGAGGCCGAGTCGGGCGTCCGCACGCCGTACGAGGAACTGGCGGGCCGGGCGCTGCGCTGCGGGGACCGCGGCCGGGACGACTGGTCGGAGGCGGCGGCCGCGCTGTGGCGGCGCGGCGACGAGGAGACGTTCCTCGCGGCGGCCGCGTGGTGTGCGGGCGAGGATGCGCTGCGGCAGGCCTTCGCGGCGGACGTCCTGGCGGGCCTGGGCGGGGCCACGGACGGCGCGGCGCAGGACACGGCGGAGGGCGCGGGCCGGTTCACCGCGCGTGCGGTGGCGCTGCTGCGGGAGCTGTCGCGCGGGGCGACGGAGACGACGCTGATCGGCGCGGTGGTGACGGGGCTCGGGCGCCAGGGCGATCCGGGCGCGCTGCCCGAGATCCTGCGCCACTCGGGCCACCGGGACGCGGGGGTGCGGCGGCGGGTGGCGGCGGCGCTGGCCGGGCTCGTACCGGACGGTCAGGGGGACGGGGTGTGGGCGCTGATCCTGCTGAGCGGCGACGCGGACGCCTCCGTACGGAAAGCGGCCGTCCGGGGCCTGGCGGGTGTGGTGGACGACACACCCACCCTGCGGGAGGCGCTGGCGGCCCGGCTCGACGACCCGGAGGCGGACACGGCCGCGGCGGCGGCGCGTGGTCTGGCGGTACGTCAGGACCCGCGCGCGGTGGGGGCGTTGGCCCGGATCCTGGCGGACGGGGACGCGGGCGGCGGGGCGCGCCGGACGGCGGTGGAGGCGGTGCGCTACGTACCGGAAGGGCCGGAGCGGCGGCGCCTGGAACGGACGCTCCCCCGGCGCCACTGA